A window of Synechococcus sp. MEDNS5 contains these coding sequences:
- the acsF gene encoding magnesium-protoporphyrin IX monomethyl ester (oxidative) cyclase: MVPPTAVNDAPSAGSAVAVKDPAKDTILTPRFYTTDFEAMAAMDLRPNEAELEAICEEFRKDYNRHHFVRNEEFDGAADKLDPETRRVFVEFLEQSCTSEFSGFLLYKELSRRIKSRNPLLAECFAHMARDEARHAGFLNKSMSDFGLQLDLGFLTANKKYTFFKPKFIFYATYLSEKIGYWRYITIFRHLEKNPDSKIFPIFNFFENWCQDENRHGDFFDALMKAQPDTVRGLRARLWCRFFLLAVFATMYVRDVARKEFYEALGLDARDYDRLVIDKTNETTARVFPVVLDVKNPKFYAGLENLVTNNAALDAVDASASPAPIKVVRKLPHWIANGAQMASLFLMAPVRSEQFQPSVR, from the coding sequence ATGGTGCCTCCAACCGCCGTCAACGACGCACCTTCAGCAGGATCAGCCGTTGCCGTCAAGGACCCGGCCAAGGACACGATCCTCACGCCGCGCTTCTACACAACGGACTTCGAAGCCATGGCCGCAATGGATCTGCGGCCTAACGAAGCGGAACTGGAGGCCATCTGCGAGGAGTTCCGCAAGGACTACAACCGTCATCACTTTGTTCGCAACGAAGAATTTGATGGTGCTGCAGACAAACTCGATCCGGAAACGCGTCGCGTTTTCGTTGAATTCCTCGAGCAGAGCTGCACATCAGAATTTTCAGGGTTTTTGCTCTACAAGGAGCTCAGCCGTCGGATCAAAAGCAGAAATCCACTTCTGGCTGAGTGTTTTGCTCACATGGCCCGTGATGAAGCCCGTCATGCTGGATTCCTTAACAAGTCGATGAGTGATTTCGGCTTGCAGCTCGATCTGGGCTTCCTGACCGCCAACAAGAAATACACATTCTTCAAACCCAAATTCATCTTCTACGCCACTTACCTTTCTGAAAAGATTGGTTATTGGCGCTACATCACGATCTTCCGTCACCTCGAGAAGAATCCCGACAGCAAGATTTTTCCGATTTTCAATTTCTTCGAGAATTGGTGCCAGGACGAAAACCGCCACGGTGATTTCTTCGATGCCTTGATGAAGGCACAACCCGATACTGTCCGTGGTTTACGGGCTCGCCTCTGGTGCCGCTTCTTCCTGTTGGCTGTCTTCGCGACCATGTACGTGCGTGACGTCGCTCGCAAGGAGTTCTACGAAGCCCTTGGTCTTGATGCGCGTGATTACGACCGGTTGGTGATCGACAAAACCAACGAGACCACCGCCAGGGTTTTCCCTGTTGTCTTGGATGTCAAGAACCCGAAGTTCTACGCCGGGCTTGAGAACCTTGTGACCAACAACGCTGCTCTGGACGCTGTGGATGCCAGTGCTTCACCTGCACCGATCAAGGTGGTGCGCAAACTTCCCCACTGGATCGCCAACGGGGCGCAGATGGCGTCCCTCTTCCTGATGGCACCCGTGCGCAGCGAACAGTTTCAACCCAGCGTGCGCTGA
- a CDS encoding DUF2996 domain-containing protein, protein MSETPAKPKGETKPAGEGKAKPAAKPKPEDKPFASFIQDDFLPSLSKALAERGHTPVSLSLCEGERPVVGGLCWMVKGELSSERRFWVCFESEAITSGKTIALAESGTEPSLLESFLIDEKRINLALLQSRLLQRLNGQKWLGGN, encoded by the coding sequence GTGAGCGAAACCCCTGCCAAGCCGAAAGGCGAGACCAAACCCGCTGGTGAAGGCAAAGCAAAACCTGCCGCCAAACCCAAGCCCGAAGACAAACCCTTCGCCTCCTTCATCCAGGACGACTTTCTGCCTTCGCTCTCGAAGGCTCTGGCTGAACGAGGCCATACTCCAGTGAGCCTTTCCCTCTGCGAAGGTGAGAGGCCCGTGGTGGGAGGTTTGTGCTGGATGGTGAAAGGAGAGCTCAGCAGCGAGCGCAGGTTCTGGGTCTGCTTCGAATCCGAAGCCATCACCTCCGGCAAAACGATTGCCCTTGCCGAGTCCGGAACCGAACCGAGCCTGCTGGAGTCGTTTCTGATCGACGAAAAGCGAATCAACCTGGCGCTCCTGCAATCGAGATTGCTCCAGCGGCTCAACGGTCAGAAATGGCTGGGGGGCAACTGA
- a CDS encoding TldD/PmbA family protein, whose translation MGSSPLNVSALRDRLHQLASREGISQWDLGASRSNSASVQVDRGEAKQLKASQRSSITVRVWNREGLVGITSTSDLSDAGLEKALMGAHQASAFGNIDEVPHFSPLANAPTEPLDRPLKDSEGIQSLLKHLLEAEKELLSRHPAIETVPYNGLNEGSSERIYLNSDGALRQAQRTQASLYLFARAEEQGRKPRSGGAVRLALGSADLDLKGCIDEAAERTISHLNYKPIDTGRYLVCFTPEAFLDLIGSFSSMFNARAVLDGVSLSKPDTIGQQLAVPFFNLIDNGLHPAHVGAMPFDGEGTPTRTLRLIGDGRLESFLHSEATARAFGVQPTGHAGLGAKVSVGPDWFEVHRSEGCTLPADHLDHRTTSDPFVLIESLNALHAGVKASQGSFSLPFDGWLVNGGERISVEAATVAGDIRELLRSIVQIEADPIVTHEGVCPHVWVDGLAITGEA comes from the coding sequence ATGGGAAGTTCACCTCTGAACGTGTCGGCTCTGCGTGATCGGCTCCACCAGCTCGCATCCCGAGAAGGTATTTCTCAATGGGATCTTGGAGCCAGCCGTAGCAACAGTGCATCCGTTCAGGTGGATCGCGGTGAAGCCAAACAGTTGAAAGCTTCACAACGCAGTTCCATCACCGTGCGCGTCTGGAATCGGGAAGGTCTGGTGGGCATCACCAGCACATCAGATCTCTCAGATGCAGGCCTGGAAAAGGCACTGATGGGCGCCCATCAGGCCAGCGCCTTCGGGAACATTGATGAGGTTCCCCACTTCTCTCCATTAGCGAACGCGCCGACCGAACCTCTCGATCGCCCTCTCAAGGATTCCGAAGGCATTCAATCCCTGCTCAAGCATCTTCTCGAGGCTGAAAAGGAACTCCTCAGCCGGCACCCCGCCATCGAGACGGTCCCTTACAACGGTCTCAATGAAGGGAGCAGTGAGCGCATCTACCTCAACAGTGATGGTGCTCTCCGGCAGGCACAACGCACCCAAGCGAGTCTTTATCTATTCGCTCGCGCTGAAGAGCAAGGACGGAAACCCAGAAGTGGAGGAGCGGTGCGACTGGCTCTGGGCAGCGCCGACCTGGATCTCAAGGGATGTATCGATGAAGCAGCTGAACGCACCATCAGCCATCTCAACTACAAACCGATTGATACGGGTCGCTATCTGGTGTGCTTCACACCTGAAGCTTTTCTCGATCTCATCGGTTCCTTCAGCAGCATGTTCAATGCCCGAGCCGTTCTTGACGGTGTGAGCCTGAGCAAGCCCGACACGATCGGCCAACAACTGGCCGTTCCCTTCTTCAATCTGATCGACAACGGTCTTCACCCTGCCCATGTGGGAGCGATGCCTTTCGATGGGGAAGGAACGCCAACCCGTACCCTGCGGCTGATTGGGGATGGGCGTCTGGAGAGTTTCCTGCACTCAGAAGCCACCGCCCGTGCGTTCGGTGTCCAACCCACCGGACACGCCGGTTTAGGAGCCAAGGTGTCTGTCGGACCCGACTGGTTTGAGGTTCATCGAAGTGAAGGCTGCACTCTCCCAGCCGATCACCTTGATCACCGCACAACCAGCGACCCATTCGTTCTGATCGAGAGCCTCAACGCTCTCCATGCCGGCGTCAAAGCCAGCCAGGGATCCTTCTCGCTTCCCTTCGATGGCTGGTTGGTGAATGGGGGTGAGCGCATTTCCGTTGAGGCAGCAACGGTTGCCGGCGATATCCGAGAGCTCCTTCGATCCATCGTTCAGATCGAAGCCGATCCCATCGTCACCCACGAAGGGGTGTGTCCTCACGTGTGGGTGGATGGTCTCGCCATCACCGGCGAAGCCTGA
- a CDS encoding TldD/PmbA family protein, with protein sequence MQTNTISAVGIPNLDPGCSPWEQRLNTLLNAGLGAGADLVEVFLERTDHLGVLAEQDKITSVSPAFGMGAGIRVFRGARDGFVSTNDLSDAGLAEALDQALAMLQLERSSLSSSNAFQGLSALRNFAATKNDWLDSTPNLDVITQRLLEGTQCLQRLGQHLEVRRGSFSRDWQEVLVAASDGTFARDIRLHQSSGLSVLAADGDHRASIARRYGSTDKPNDLCDWNIEASAQEVCGSASTMLRAEYVDGGQMPVVLANRFGGVIFHEACGHLLETTQIERGTTPFAECIGESIAHPAVTAIDEGLSDGAFGSMSMDDEGMEPQRTVLIENGVLKRFISDRAGELRTGHARTGSGRRQSHGFAAASRMRNTYIAAGPHSIDDLIGSVDRGLYCKSMGGGSVGPTGQFNFSVEEGYLIENGILGKPVKGATLIGEAKEVMPRISMCADDLDLAAGYCGSVSGSVFVTVGQPHIKVDSITVGGR encoded by the coding sequence ATGCAAACCAACACGATTTCTGCAGTCGGGATTCCGAATCTTGATCCCGGTTGTTCGCCTTGGGAGCAGCGCCTCAACACGTTGTTGAACGCCGGCTTGGGAGCCGGCGCTGATCTCGTTGAAGTCTTTCTCGAGCGCACCGACCATCTGGGTGTGCTCGCTGAGCAAGACAAGATCACCAGCGTTTCGCCGGCCTTCGGCATGGGGGCTGGCATCCGGGTATTCCGGGGTGCGCGCGATGGATTCGTCAGCACCAACGATCTCAGTGACGCCGGTTTGGCCGAAGCACTCGATCAGGCCTTGGCCATGCTTCAACTGGAACGATCCAGCCTCTCCAGTTCCAACGCCTTTCAGGGTCTAAGCGCCCTCAGAAATTTCGCTGCGACGAAAAACGATTGGTTGGACAGCACGCCCAACCTCGATGTCATCACCCAGCGACTGCTTGAAGGGACGCAATGCCTGCAGCGCCTTGGCCAGCATCTTGAAGTCAGGCGTGGAAGCTTTTCCCGCGACTGGCAGGAAGTGCTCGTTGCTGCCAGTGACGGCACCTTCGCTCGCGACATCAGGTTGCATCAATCCAGCGGCCTCAGCGTGCTGGCTGCAGACGGTGACCACCGGGCCAGTATCGCCCGCCGCTATGGGAGCACTGACAAACCGAATGATCTGTGCGACTGGAACATCGAAGCCTCCGCACAGGAGGTCTGCGGCAGTGCTTCCACCATGCTTCGCGCGGAGTACGTGGACGGTGGCCAAATGCCTGTGGTGCTCGCCAACCGTTTTGGTGGCGTGATCTTTCACGAAGCCTGCGGCCACTTGCTGGAAACAACCCAGATCGAACGCGGTACCACGCCATTCGCTGAGTGCATTGGCGAATCCATTGCCCATCCAGCCGTCACAGCCATCGATGAAGGGTTGAGTGATGGGGCCTTCGGCTCCATGTCCATGGACGACGAAGGCATGGAGCCACAGCGCACAGTTCTGATCGAAAATGGGGTGCTGAAGCGTTTTATCAGCGACCGCGCCGGTGAACTACGCACTGGCCACGCCCGCACCGGCAGTGGTCGTCGCCAGAGCCATGGATTCGCGGCCGCAAGCCGGATGCGGAACACATACATCGCTGCCGGTCCCCACAGCATCGATGATCTGATCGGATCCGTGGATCGTGGCCTCTACTGCAAATCCATGGGAGGCGGCAGTGTCGGCCCCACAGGACAGTTCAACTTCTCCGTTGAAGAGGGCTATCTGATTGAAAACGGAATCCTGGGCAAACCCGTGAAAGGCGCCACCTTGATCGGTGAGGCCAAGGAGGTCATGCCGCGGATTTCGATGTGTGCCGACGATCTCGATCTTGCTGCCGGCTATTGCGGTTCGGTGAGCGGGAGCGTCTTTGTCACCGTGGGCCAACCCCACATCAAAGTTGATTCCATCACTGTTGGAGGCCGCTGA